A window of the Yersinia rochesterensis genome harbors these coding sequences:
- a CDS encoding decarboxylating cobalt-precorrin-6B (C(15))-methyltransferase → MKDELFIRGQNTRGQKVPMTKEAVRVLALERLDLSDATHLIDVGAGTGSVALEAALRFPHLRVTAIERNPAALELINENCQRLGCSNVNIVAGVAPLPLPDKADAIFIGGSGGHLTDLIDWSLKTLNPGGRLVLTFILLNNLNEALSHLQTCAVSELDCVQLQLSTLTPLGSGHYFKPNNPTYLISCHMEASNVRAS, encoded by the coding sequence ATGAAAGATGAGCTGTTTATTCGTGGGCAAAATACGCGCGGACAAAAAGTCCCGATGACCAAAGAAGCGGTGCGAGTGTTAGCGCTGGAGCGGCTGGATTTGTCGGATGCGACTCACCTGATTGATGTTGGCGCGGGTACCGGCAGCGTGGCATTGGAAGCGGCGTTGCGTTTCCCTCATTTACGCGTCACTGCCATTGAACGCAACCCGGCCGCCCTTGAGTTGATTAATGAAAACTGCCAGCGGCTAGGGTGCAGCAATGTGAACATCGTCGCCGGTGTAGCCCCTCTTCCTCTGCCCGATAAAGCCGATGCCATTTTTATTGGCGGCAGCGGCGGCCATTTAACTGATCTTATCGACTGGTCGCTGAAGACGCTTAACCCCGGTGGTCGTCTGGTTCTGACCTTTATTTTGCTCAATAACCTCAATGAGGCGCTAAGCCATTTACAGACCTGTGCCGTTAGTGAATTGGATTGTGTGCAATTGCAACTCTCCACTCTGACCCCTTTGGGTAGCGGGCACTATTTTAAGCCGAATAATCCTACTTATCTTATTTCCTGCCACATGGAGGCGAGCAATGTCCGAGCATCCTAA
- a CDS encoding cobalt-precorrin-4 methyltransferase, producing the protein MSEHPNTVSTPVIPTSAIPSWDTQKVWFVGAGPGDKELITLKGYRLLQQAQVVIYAGSLINTELLAYCSPQAECHDSAGLNLEQIITLMVDGVRAGKLVVRLQTGDLSLYGSIREQGEVLGEHGIGFVSVPGVSAFLGAAAQLGVEYTVPEVAQSLIITRIEGRTPMPPLEQLEAFAAHQTSMAIFLSVQEMDRVAERLIAGGYPANTPVAVVYKATWAESRTVHGTLADIAELVRTAAIHKTALILVGAFLGDEYHYSKLYDAGFSHEYRQA; encoded by the coding sequence ATGTCCGAGCATCCTAATACCGTATCGACACCGGTTATCCCTACCTCTGCTATACCCTCCTGGGATACGCAAAAGGTCTGGTTTGTTGGTGCCGGGCCGGGTGACAAAGAGCTGATTACGCTAAAAGGCTACCGCTTGCTGCAACAGGCGCAGGTGGTCATTTATGCCGGGTCGCTTATTAATACCGAGCTGTTGGCGTATTGCTCCCCCCAAGCGGAATGTCACGACAGTGCGGGCTTGAATCTGGAGCAAATCATCACCCTGATGGTGGATGGTGTGCGCGCGGGCAAGTTGGTAGTGCGGTTGCAAACCGGGGATCTCTCTTTGTACGGTTCTATTCGTGAACAGGGAGAAGTGTTGGGCGAGCACGGCATAGGCTTTGTTTCCGTACCGGGCGTCAGTGCTTTCTTGGGGGCCGCTGCTCAACTGGGGGTGGAATATACCGTGCCGGAAGTGGCGCAGAGCTTGATTATCACCCGTATTGAGGGGCGCACCCCGATGCCACCCTTGGAGCAACTGGAAGCTTTCGCCGCTCACCAAACCTCAATGGCGATTTTCTTGTCGGTACAAGAAATGGACAGAGTTGCCGAGCGCTTAATCGCTGGTGGCTATCCTGCCAATACGCCGGTTGCAGTGGTGTACAAAGCCACTTGGGCTGAAAGTCGCACGGTACACGGCACGCTGGCAGATATCGCCGAGTTGGTGCGGACAGCAGCCATTCATAAAACGGCGCTGATTTTGGTGGGGGCGTTCCTCGGCGATGAATACCACTATTCCAAACTGTATGACGCGGGGTTTAGCCATGAATATCGTCAAGCCTGA
- the cbiG gene encoding cobalt-precorrin 5A hydrolase, producing MNIVKPESIAVFCLTPGGVRLARRLQTHLPLTCFTSDKLLEAGFLPFNGSFGNTLREAFKQYSALVVVGAIGLTVRVIAPLVNDKMTDPAVVVIDERGQHVVSLLSGHVGGANTLTRYLAGILGADPVITTATDVNEMAALDTLATQLDAEMQDFRHAVKVVNQMLVSSQKVGLWWDAPLLAERDRCDTRGFVPVDSLDQLPALDALVCITLRDILPLPAEQLAALPVYKLVPRRVVAGIGCRRATSLQTLVELLQQQMAENHFDIMALRAIGSVTIKKDEPALHQLAKCWRVPFELFSVGELSRHEQRFPASDFVRQTVGVGSVSQPVAWLMSDGKLVGNTLRQQGVTITLGVSH from the coding sequence ATGAATATCGTCAAGCCTGAATCAATCGCGGTATTTTGTCTGACCCCCGGCGGAGTGCGGCTGGCGCGGCGCTTGCAGACCCACTTACCGCTGACTTGTTTTACCAGTGACAAGCTATTGGAAGCGGGTTTTTTGCCCTTCAACGGCAGCTTTGGCAATACCCTGCGCGAGGCATTCAAGCAATATTCAGCGCTGGTGGTGGTGGGGGCAATTGGCCTGACAGTGCGCGTTATTGCACCGCTGGTGAATGACAAAATGACCGATCCTGCGGTGGTGGTGATTGATGAGCGCGGGCAACACGTCGTCAGTTTGCTGTCGGGTCATGTGGGCGGGGCGAATACCTTAACCCGCTATTTGGCAGGAATTTTGGGGGCCGATCCGGTGATAACCACCGCCACGGATGTTAACGAAATGGCGGCGCTGGACACACTGGCGACCCAATTGGATGCTGAAATGCAGGATTTCCGCCACGCGGTCAAAGTGGTCAATCAAATGTTGGTCAGCAGCCAAAAAGTCGGGCTGTGGTGGGATGCACCGCTGTTGGCGGAGCGGGATCGCTGTGACACGCGAGGGTTCGTGCCGGTTGACTCTTTGGATCAATTGCCCGCGCTGGATGCATTGGTGTGCATCACGCTGCGCGATATTTTGCCGCTGCCCGCCGAGCAACTCGCCGCCTTACCGGTTTATAAGCTGGTGCCGCGCCGGGTGGTAGCAGGGATTGGTTGCCGCCGCGCGACCTCGCTGCAAACACTGGTTGAATTACTGCAACAGCAAATGGCTGAAAATCACTTCGATATCATGGCATTGAGAGCCATCGGCAGTGTCACTATCAAAAAAGATGAGCCGGCGCTGCATCAGTTGGCGAAATGCTGGCGGGTGCCTTTCGAACTGTTCAGTGTCGGCGAACTGAGCCGCCACGAGCAACGTTTTCCTGCTTCTGATTTTGTCCGCCAAACGGTGGGTGTCGGCAGCGTTTCACAACCGGTCGCCTGGCTGATGAGCGACGGTAAATTGGTTGGCAATACTCTGCGCCAGCAGGGCGTCACCATCACTCTGGGAGTATCGCATTAA
- a CDS encoding precorrin-3B C(17)-methyltransferase has protein sequence MLTVIGIGPGSESMMTPEAIAAIREAEIIVGYKTYTHLVKSMTLDKQVIKTGMCKEIERCQAAIDLALAGHKVALISSGDAGIYGMAGLVLELVTQQQLDLEVRLVAGITASIAAASLLGAPLMHDFCHISLSDLMTPWAVIEKRIIAAAQADFVICFYNPRSRGREGHLARAFELMQPWKKAATPVGVVKAAGRKKQEKWLTTLGDMDYEPVDMTSLVIVGNQATYCRNGLMITPRGYSL, from the coding sequence ATGTTAACCGTGATTGGCATCGGGCCGGGCAGTGAATCAATGATGACGCCGGAGGCTATCGCCGCTATCCGCGAGGCGGAAATTATTGTCGGCTACAAAACCTATACCCATCTGGTCAAGTCCATGACCCTGGATAAGCAAGTGATCAAAACGGGTATGTGTAAAGAAATTGAGCGCTGTCAGGCGGCGATTGATCTAGCACTGGCCGGTCATAAGGTGGCGCTGATCAGCAGCGGTGACGCCGGCATTTACGGTATGGCGGGCTTGGTGTTGGAACTGGTCACCCAGCAACAGTTGGATTTGGAAGTGCGACTGGTCGCCGGTATCACCGCCAGTATTGCAGCCGCCTCTTTACTCGGCGCGCCGCTGATGCATGACTTTTGTCATATCAGTCTGAGTGATTTGATGACGCCGTGGGCCGTGATTGAAAAACGCATTATCGCGGCGGCGCAGGCGGATTTTGTTATTTGTTTCTATAACCCGCGCAGCCGTGGCCGCGAAGGGCATTTGGCGCGGGCGTTTGAGCTGATGCAGCCGTGGAAGAAAGCCGCAACACCGGTGGGTGTGGTGAAAGCGGCGGGGCGCAAAAAACAGGAAAAATGGCTCACTACATTAGGTGACATGGATTACGAGCCGGTGGACATGACCAGTTTGGTGATTGTTGGCAATCAGGCCACTTATTGCCGTAACGGGCTAATGATTACCCCCCGGGGCTATTCATTATGA
- a CDS encoding cobalt-precorrin-6A reductase: MTKGYPPIHIFGGTSDARLICQLLDEAGERYSLSVATDAGKQLAGDIGGEILVGRMDAAEMADFLINRQVRWVVDASHPYADLLSDNVAAACGQSKVALTRYQRPSEIAALNHPLLYKVDSAAAACAVAQDLGPRVLLTTGSKQLAEYQQGLTGKTLLARVLPTAAVLSQCEALGLGVDNIIALRGPFSAQFNHALYEFCQPDVVITKESGAQGGYQEKVAPCLALNIPCIVVRRPAAVVLGSFGQQVTSLDEFTQHLMHWQQSDPLTRTTRTIK, translated from the coding sequence ATGACCAAGGGCTATCCGCCTATTCATATTTTCGGTGGAACCAGTGATGCACGGCTGATTTGCCAATTGCTGGATGAAGCTGGCGAGCGCTACAGCCTGTCGGTCGCCACTGATGCAGGTAAACAACTGGCGGGTGATATTGGTGGCGAGATATTAGTCGGGCGGATGGATGCGGCGGAAATGGCCGATTTTCTTATCAATCGGCAAGTGCGGTGGGTGGTCGATGCTTCACATCCCTACGCCGACCTGCTCAGTGACAATGTTGCCGCCGCCTGCGGGCAATCTAAAGTGGCGCTGACACGTTATCAGCGCCCGAGTGAAATTGCAGCGCTCAATCACCCACTGCTCTACAAAGTCGACAGTGCAGCGGCAGCTTGTGCCGTGGCGCAAGACTTGGGGCCTCGAGTGTTATTGACCACGGGCAGCAAACAGTTGGCGGAGTATCAACAGGGGCTGACCGGTAAAACCCTATTAGCGCGAGTGTTACCGACGGCGGCAGTGCTGAGTCAATGTGAGGCTCTGGGGCTGGGGGTGGACAATATTATTGCGCTGCGCGGGCCATTTAGCGCGCAATTCAATCACGCGCTGTATGAGTTTTGTCAGCCTGATGTGGTCATCACCAAGGAGTCTGGCGCGCAAGGTGGCTATCAAGAAAAAGTGGCTCCCTGTCTGGCCCTGAATATTCCCTGCATTGTGGTGCGCCGCCCGGCTGCCGTGGTGTTGGGCAGTTTTGGGCAACAAGTGACTTC